From the Pongo pygmaeus isolate AG05252 chromosome X, NHGRI_mPonPyg2-v2.0_pri, whole genome shotgun sequence genome, one window contains:
- the EIF2S3 gene encoding eukaryotic translation initiation factor 2 subunit 3 has product MAGGEAGVTLGQPHLSRQDLTTLDVTKLTPLSHEVISRQATINIGTIGHVAHGKSTVVKAISGVHTVRFKNELERNITIKLGYANAKIYKLDDPSCPRPECYRSCGSSTPDEFPTDIPGTKGNFKLVRHVSFVDCPGHDILMATMLNGAAVMDAALLLIAGNESCPQPQTSEHLAAIEIMKLKHILILQNKIDLVKESQAKEQYEQILAFVQGTVAEGAPIIPISAQLKYNIEVVCEYIVKKIPVPPRDFTSEPRLIVIRSFDVNKPGCEVDDLKGGVAGGSILKGVLKVGQEIEVRPGIVSKDSEGKLMCKPIFSKIVSLFAEHNDLQYAAPGGLIGVGTKIDPTLCRADRMVGQVLGAVGALPEIFTELEISYFLLRRLLGVRTEGDKKAAKVQKLSKNEVLMVNIGSLSTGGRVSAVKADLGKIVLTNPVCTEVGEKIALSRRVEKHWRLIGWGQIRRGVTIKPTVDDD; this is encoded by the exons ATGGCGGGCGGAGAAGCTGGAGTGACTCTAGGGCAGCCGCATCTTTCGCGTCAGGATCTCACCACCTTG GATGTTACCAAGTTGACGCCACTTTCACACGAAGTTATCAGCAGGCAAGCCACAATTAACATAG GTACAATTGGTCATGTAGCTCATGGGAAATCCACAGTCGTCAAAGCTATTTCTGGAGTTCATACTGTCAGGTTCAAAAATGAACTAGAAAGAAATATTACAATCAAGCTTGGATATGCTAATGCTAAG aTTTATAAGCTTGATGACCCAAGTTGCCCTCGGCCAGAATGTTATAGATCTTGTGGGAGCAGTACACCTGATGAGTTTCCTACAGACATTCCAGGGACCAAAGGGAACTTCAAATTAGTCAG ACATGTTTCCTTTGTTGACTGTCCTGGCCACGATATTTTGATGGCTACTATGCTGAACGGTGCAGCAGTGATGGATGCAGCTCTTCTGTTGATAG CTGGTAATGAATCTTGCCCTCAGCCTCAGACATCTGAACACCTGGCTGCTATAGAGATCATGAAACTGAAGCATATTttgattctacaaaataaaattgatttggtAAAAGAAAGTCAGGCTAAAGAACAATACGAGCAGATCCTTGCATTTGTCCAAG GTACAGTAGCAGAGGGAGCTCCCATTATTCCAATTTCGGCTCAGCTGAAATACAATATTGAAGTtgtttgtgagtacatagtaaaGAAAATTCCAGTACCCCCAAGAGACTTTACTTCAGAGCCCCGGCTTATTG ttattagaTCTTTTGATGTCAACAAACCTGGCTGTGAAGTTGATGACCTTAAGGGAGGTGTAGCTGGTGGTAGTATCCTAAAAGGAGTATTAAAG GTGGGCCAGGAGATAGAAGTAAGACCTGGTATTGTTTCCAAAGATAGTGAAGGAAAACTCATGTGTAAACCAATCTTTTCCAAAATTGTATCACTTTTTGCGGAGCATAATGATCTGCAATATGCTGCTCCAGGCGGTCTTATTG gaGTTGGAACAAAAATTGACCCCACTTTGTGCCGGGCTGACAGAATGGTGGGGCAAGTACTTGGTGCAGTCGGAGCTTTACCTGAgatattcacagaattggaaatttCCTATTTCCTGCTTAGACGGCTTCTAGGTGTACGCACTGAAGGAGACAAGAAAGCAGCAAAg gttCAAAAGCTGTCTAAGAATGAAGTGCTCATGGTGAACATAGGATCCCTGTCGACAGGAGGGAGAGTTAGTGCTGTCAAGGCCGATTTGGGTAAAATTGTTTTGACCAATCCAGTGTGCACAGAGGTAGGAGAAAAAATTGCCCTTAGCCGAAGAGTTGAAAAACACTGGCG tttAATTGGTTGGGGTCAGATAAGAAGAGGAGTGACAATCAAGCCAACAGTAGATGATGACTGA